In Streptomyces sp. HUAS ZL42, the DNA window CGTCCGCGTCCACCTCGAGCTCGGTTACCCGACCGACATCGGCGCGCGCTGCCGTCAGGTGCGTCGACATGTCACCGAGCGGGTAGGCGCGTTGGTGGGAATGCAGGTTCCGGAGGTCTCCGTCCACGTGGAACGGCTGTATCCGGTACCGGCACACGGCGTGGCACAGGGGAGGACGCCATGAGCGAGCCCCAGGGCTCCGAGGGCACCACACAGCGACTACCGGTCATCGAGAAGGACACCGAGACCGACGCCGGACTCGACCAGTCGGCGTCCGCGGCGTCGTACGAGCCCCTGCCCCCGGGCGTCAAGGGCGAGGACGGCGGCGGTCACCGCTTCTGGTCGGCGCGCCGCGTCCCGGCGGGCATCGTCGCGCTGCTGCTTCTTGTCGTCGCGGGCGCCTTCCTCTATGACATCGCCGCCGTGCGCGCCGGCCGGCGCGCCCTGAGCTGGCGCAGGGAACTGGCCCGGCAACTCGCCGAGCGGCCCCTCGACGACATCTGGGTCCTGGTCGGCGCGGGCGTCGCCGCCGCCCTCGGCCTCTGGCTGATCGTGCTCGCCGCCACGCCCGGCCTGCGGGACGTCCTGCCGATGCACCGCACGCACCCCGACGTGCGCGCCGGACTGCACCGGGGCGCGGCCGCGCTGGTGCTGCGCGACCGGGCGATGGAGGTGTCCGGCGTGCAGTCGGCGCGGGTGCGG includes these proteins:
- a CDS encoding DUF6286 domain-containing protein; this encodes MSEPQGSEGTTQRLPVIEKDTETDAGLDQSASAASYEPLPPGVKGEDGGGHRFWSARRVPAGIVALLLLVVAGAFLYDIAAVRAGRRALSWRRELARQLAERPLDDIWVLVGAGVAAALGLWLIVLAATPGLRDVLPMHRTHPDVRAGLHRGAAALVLRDRAMEVSGVQSARVRMGRRRADVRAVSHFRELDDVRADLDAVLAEAIRGLGLARPPALSVHVRRPGRKG